The genome window ATTTAACGGCTATGTTTGGCATTATACTAcctcaaaatgtaattattcacTAACGTGTAAATTGTGTGTAATTTACACGTTTAGGTCAGATATATTCTTAGTCTTTCTGTGCACGCAACTATCTTGTAATACAAGTGACATAATACTGTATTCTgtaattaatttagtttttcctgcttcagaaaaacaacaagaagtCATCTTTAATTATTATGTGTGTCATAAACCAGTCACGTCATTTACTCTTAAATGAGAACTTTGatgatgtgtgtgcgtgtgtgggaaGGCTCATAAATAACTACTCTGAGGTTGAACTGCAGTGATTCTGAGAAGCTTGATAAACAGGCTCAGATTATACAACAGAAGTAATGGCCAATAGCATACTAGAGCAGTTACAGGCTTTGCAGTAGTGGATGACAATCAGTTTACTTTTGACAGTTTTTGGTCGTCCAGAAAAGTGAACAAAATCCCAGTTTGCGAGTGAGAAGGGGCTGAATACAATGCCTCATTCATAATAACAATAAGTGATCAAGAAATGTAAAGACTTCTACTGCACTCTTGAAATCAAAGGTCTTGTCACAGCCGCAGTCTGCCTGTTTGGGCTCCATCTGTTGTCGTAGTTCTAACACTCAAAGCTGAGACAACATTGTTGATGACAGGCAGCTCGTTAGCTCTCTGACAGACGTGGTTAGAAAACAGAACCAGGAGcagtagagaggagaggaacagAGGGCACTGTACATATATAACCACAATAGTGCTCAGTCTGTTGACACCATTATACTCTATAGAATTGTAATCcacatgtgtatatattttaaaaacatggttTCAAAGCTTTAAAGCTTTACATGTCTTTGAGTGAGTAATAATTAAGGACTGTCACTGTCAGAGCATAACTtctaataaaaatgtagaaGTAGCTTGAGCTGCCttgttaaactttatttattcattaaactAGTTTAGCAATAATTAAGAATTGTCACTCCTCTATCTCCATGACATAGTTGCCTAAATTGCCCAGTCCAGCTCTCAAATGTTGTATAGTGGAATACGTCTCTATTAGTCATGCAGGACAAACAGGCAAGCAGCTCGTAAGGCAGTGACAAACAGCCTGTTGACAGGAAATGTTGTTTGGAGCATTTCACATCTGCGTTGGTCAAAACATGCCCAGTGTTTCACCACTCTTGACTAATGTTGCTATGCTTCTTCGGGGTGGGGGGGCACCAGGCTATGATTGTACGCAACGCCAAGGACACGGCCCATACCAAGGCAGAGAGGAACATCCTGGAGGAAGTGAAGCATCCCTTCATAGTTGATCTTATCTACGCCTTCCAGACTGGAGGAAAGCTGTATCTCATCCTGGAGTACCTGAGTGGTCAGTACAAGAAATGCGCACATACACATACGTAGTAGGTCCCAAATACGCGCATCTCACCTTTCATCAACATGATGACTAGATACGCACCTCTTCTTTCTGCTTGTCTCCTCCAGGGAGGTCAGTAGTGAGGGTCAGCTACACAGCCTAACCTTTGGGGGTGGTaggaatgtatgtatgtgtgtgtgctgcatgtgtgtcaCCCATGTTAACGGCATAAACGTGTTCACCTGTGCAGGAGGGGAACTTTTCATGCAGCTGGAGAGGGAGGGCATCTTCATGGAAGACACAGCCTGGTGAGCGGTGTTCATCTTCATATCAAACAGGGATGCGCAGTCATCTTGGCAGTATCACCATGGAAAATACTCGTttgtgattggctggcaggtgtctGTTAAAATTGTCATATCGGTATCAGACTTGTGGATCcttatttagaaataaagtgcTATTTCTTAGCATGAAGGtgattgtatttaaatattttctttgttcctcTGTGTAGTTTCTACCTAGCAGAGATCTCCATGGCTCTGGGCCACCTGCACCAGAAGGGCATCATCTACAGAGACCTAAAGCCTGAGAACATCATGCTCAACagccaaggtgtgtgtgtttgtatacatgTGTGCATGGGAAGAAATTAATTCAAACATTTCCTGCATGatttgtccaaaaaaaaaaacaggtctcTGTATTTAACCTTAAATCATAACCATCCATATGCACAAATGTCATGATTTAATGCagatgtttttgtacagtatatccGCCACAAAGAGGTGTGagaatttgtgttgttttcctTCCAGGCCATGTAAAGTTGACAGACTTTGGGCTGTGTAAAGAGTCAATTCACGACGGCACAGTCACCCACACTTTCTGTGGTACCATCGAATACATgtaagtcaagtcagttttatttatatagcccttCCTCCTTCAATCACACCAGTACTATGTCTCTGAAACACTTACATACAAATatgcttctctttcttctttcacGCTAACTGTTGACTGGTTAACATTAGTTCATTAGTAAGAAATGTGCACTCACTTTGTTGCAGGGCCCCCGAGATCTTGATGAGAAGCGGACACAACAGAGCCGTGGACTGGTGGAGTTTGGGCGCTCTGATGTACGACATGCTCACAGGAGCGGTCAgttaaacatttacaacatATAAAAAAGCTTTCTACTTCACTCTTATTATTATGCGCtgttataaaatatgaatcatGATTTGGAACGTTCGAGTAaccccttcctctctcttcccgCTGTAGCCACCGTTCACTGGTGAAAACCGAAAAAAGACCATTGACAAAATCCTGAAGTGTAAGCTCAGCCTCCCGCCCTACCTCACACAAGAAGCTAGAGATCTCCTCAAACGGGTATCATCTGTTTGTTTAAAGCTTACACTGCTTGTGTTTATCCAAAATAAATGTGGGGTTATTGTGTAAGTATTCTCCTTACATTTGTCTGCTGGGTGCACAGTTGCTGAAGAGAAACGCCTCGTCACGGCTGGGAGCGGGAGCAGGAGATGCCACAGAGGTGCAGGTGAGAACATGCTGGACGACACAACACAACACGCCAACTCTACCACTGAGCACTAAGCACCAATATACTGCTTTTATATCATATGCCAAAATTACAATGCCCTACAGAGTATGACTTGCAATACAGTCAAATGTTATTACCTGATATTCAGTGCAGCTAAAATAACCAGAGGGGAAAAGACAACGTTTTAACATTATGAATGGCAGTTTGCTAAGTAAGTGGGTGtaatgcttgtttgttttttttgctgcaaCCAGCTGTTCATACAGTAGCACTCTGTTTGTATTTGTTACCCCATAGGCTCATCCCTTCTTTCGACACATCAACTGGGAGGATTTGTTGGCTCGGAAAGTAGAGCCTCCCTTCAAACCTTTCCTGGTGAGTAACAGAGGAGCAGACCACAAGGAAATTCTGAATTAGATACGACTACTTGTAGTTTTAGGTGGGAAATTTGAGGatgttaaatattgaaattagATCTCTGTCAACTCAAATAATgcataattgaattgaataatcttttttttgtgaGCCCCAGATAGGGTTTGATTCTAGTTGCCTGCCTAGATTAAACCAACTGAATAAGTTTCAGTAACTGAACCCAGGTCTTCTCTTGTTTCAGACCTGCATGTTGTTAGTTGACACATATACTCATGTTGCTGCCCCGCCTCACCTGCGTTTGCCTTCTCTTCTGTCCTTGCAGCAATCAGCTGAAGACGTGAGTCAGTTTGACTCGAAGTTCACCAGTCAGACACCAGTCGACAGCCCGGATGACTCAACCCTCAGTGAGAGTGCCAATCAAGCCTTCCTGGTAACAATTTCCCCatctttagtttgtttttattaattttgacAACTCGTTGATATTTTAAATAGGCAGTGTCGCTTGATCACAAAAGAAAACGTCCCAAAAAGTTCATGTTTTCAGGAACACGGTGAGAAATCACAGGACCTTTTTTCTTGCAAATGAATGATTGATAAGCTTGTACTGAAATGTTGCATTTCCCATTATTACCATCTGCTTTTCAGTACCAAACCAGTCAGATGGAGCTCTGTGGCCAGTTAGATCTGGATCACACTGCTGCTTCTGACTCCGTAATCGATCACTTCTTCCTCGCGCTAGCTCTGTCCCTCAAAGGCGAACCAGCACCAACCGTACCTGTGTTTGTCTCTGATGCCTTTGTCTTGTAGGGTTTCACATACGTCGCTCCGTCAGTCCTGGAAAACATCAAAGAGAAGTTCTCATTTGAGCCAAAAATCCGCTCACCTCGACGGATCGTGGGCAGCCCAAGAACACCTCTCAGGTATGTCGGTGTGTCTGCAGCAGGCACTTTAGAGACAAACGTGTGAAATGACGTACTGGTTGACGTCCTTTACTGCTAAACCCCATATTCCCACAGTGGGCCTTGGTCTAATTCCTGACATTGAGAAAACTGGCTGTGATAATTACGTATTCGCTGCCTTCATCTGTTACATAGAGGGGTTGCTTGTTTACATAGTAGCAACTACACCCTTAACAACAACCACTTATggcatcttttttatttttatttaatctttatttaaccaggaataaaagactcattgagattaaaaatctctttttcaacaGTGTCCTGGCCATTTGCTAATACAGAAGCAGCTGTGTATTTATGAGGTACAttggttaagattagatcaATTAGAAATGCTTTTTTAGGACATTTCAGATTAGGCCTGATGAGACTATCAACAATCTGAAAGAGATTTAGCGAGTCACAATAGGTTTTAAAATCATCAGATACTGGTTGTAGCCAGTTCCAGTTTAGATCTCCAATAACAACAATTTCGTTAaaattttattctgatagcAGCTGCATTAAGGAGGGTAGAGCACCTCTGACAGCCGAAGGACAACAACAGTAATATGTGTGTTAGAGACCTCAAgatcaaaaactaaaaactcaaaactCAAATTGCCTCAATGATGCAGAGAGAAGCATATTCACGTGAAACTTATTTTTTATATAGATTGCGACACCCCCGCCCCTTTTGGGTCGGTCAGTTCTATATACATTATAACCATGAATGCTGATATCCTTATTCAGAACAGTTTTGCTCAGCCAAGTTTCAGATAAAACGATTACATCAGTTGAGTGGGCCCAGATACGAATCGTATCCATTTTAGCGATCAAACTGCGTACATTCAAATGGATAAAGCCAAGACCAGTCCTTATATTAAAATCGGCAGGTGTGTTAAAACTTATAGTAGAATCTGGGCCTGGATTGGATTCCCTGAGATCAGTAACAACAGAACAATAAGACGCCTCATTTGAAGTGATTTAATGGAAGATTCTTTCTTAATATTTATTTCTCATAGAAAATCCATGCTAAATGCCACTGACCAAGTCCACAGAGCCAGAGGAGAAGAACAGAGGCAGGGGTAACAGTTTGACGCCTGGCCCACAGCCAGATGCGCATGTTCTCCTGCATGTTGTGTCCGGATTTACGAGCACTGCACGGGGAGTTGTCGGTCTCAAATCCACATCCTGAAAATCTCCTAAAATTTCACATGTCAGTTCCGGTCACCATGGCTGACTTTGGTTCTTGAAGACTGTTGAAATAGTCAGTAAtatagccaaaaaaaaaaaccacatgaaaacaaatcttCTGTGATGTTACAAATGCCTCCTCTGTTCCTCTCTTTTCAGCCCAGTTAAATTCTCAGGGGGGGACTGCTGGGCCCGGAGCCCCCTCCTCCCCGGCGGAGGACCAAGTGTCCTCCATTCACCTCAGGACCAGGCCATGGAGCTGTCCACCCCAGAGCAGATGGACGTCACAACAAGCTCCGAGGCTTCGGCCCCTCTTCCCATCCGTCAGCCTGCCGGGGTCAACCTGGCTCACATGAAGCAGCAAGCCTATCCCGTTGTGGCCAAACGGCCCGAGCATCTACGTATGAACCTATGACCCACCGCGCCTCCTTAGGAGAGTTTATTtcttgactctttttttttttttctttgttgatattttttaagaaacaaagcaaaaagaTATGGATGCTAGAGACAATTAAAATCCAAAATTGCACATCCGCACACTACATATACTGTCACAACCTGGAGTTTGTGCGTGGGTCTGGGACTCCAGCGTGCTGCAGTTCAGTGCTGCCAACGACATCGCCGTCTCACCACTCCTCCTCCGACACCTCAGGTCTCATGACCTTTGTCTTCTGAACCTCTCTTTCTGAACTGGACTAGTAGGACCGGAAATCTTTTGAGGAGCTATAGCCTTTGTGCAACCAGGAAATCAAAGGCGATAATGTATCACACAGTATGCAAGCGATTTACTCTCAAATGCAGTCAGTCTCCGTACAAGATGACGTCCAAAGTTCTGCTTTGTGCTATTTGAATGAATGCCAGCGAGGAAATTACTTCCATTGGGAGATTTTGACAGTTCTTCTTAGATAAAAATGCTTCCTGGCTCTGAATGAAATGATATGAATTAGGTTTATTATTGAAAAAGATCAAAGAAATCATCATTGTGAGCGGCGGACAAGCAGAGGTTCTGGTATTGATAAATATAGCTTTATGTCTTACGATGTTTTACAAAATGGATGCATTAACTGTGCTATAAATCAACGATGAATCAGAGAGCCTAAAttaaacaagaaataaaacatgttgaCTTTTAAATTTCAGCATTGGTGTTGTGGATGGCTTGTTTGATGTTGGAACCATACTTCAATTATCTGCTCTTCAGGCCTACTGCACTGCGGGATGTATCACTGGATTAGTCGACACATCACCAGGCATAATTCAGCTTGATGCAACGCGCCTCACTTTCCCATCACCACCCAAAACATCAAACTGATCTCGGTGCTGCTTTGTGTGAGCCCACTCCGGCCGCCCAAGAGACTGTTGGCCTCGGCGCTGACAGGACGTCAGACCCCACCTGACCCCTGGAGTGACTTCATATTGGAGACTGTGGCACCAGTTGATCTGGACACTGTCTGCAGTTGTGGGGTTTAATGCTCCAAAAACTTGGGACAACACTTACAGCCTCTTGCATCAGCGTTCACTTGTTTAGGAGGGAAATTTTAGAAATCCTGAAAAGCAAggaaaattataataaaatgtaaaaaaaacaaacaaaacagtgcaTCGTGTCTTTGGTGTAGAATCATCTGTATTCAAAGTTTCAGGAAAAACAACTAGAGACCTCAGAAGTGtgctttttttattacataagatttgttttaaatctcaTCAACATTGCATCTTATGAATGTCTAAGTTCATTACGTTCATCATCAGAACATTATAGAGCACCGCTGCTAGCATATGTAAATTTCTCACTACACGGTCACCCTGTCCTTTTCCTTTATATGACTGGGGATTTGGACTCATCATTgtgtgatgtaaaaaaaaaattaaagtaaatcactaataattcaattcaagtgTTGAGGTAACATTGTACGATAGATTTAAAACATTGAATCTTCTGTAGCTGAAATAATAGTTCACCACCTAAAAGCCAGTTTTTTAAGTAACTGATCTGAAACCCCAatctaaaatattataaaaactaGCGCATATGTTGCTGAGATGAACTGTCACACAGTCTAATCTGTCAAAGAAAACATAGTAGTGCTGCAAAAAGGCTCTCAGGATGAAGTGTTGTGATATTACAGTGACGTGCTGGCACAAATTAACATGAAAGGCCCAATGAACATCACAGCAAAGTCATGTAGTATGAAGTCTAGTAGGTGTAGGAGGCTACTCAGTGTGTGAGCTTAATGACAGCATAAGGGACTTCTGTGCATTTCACAGGAATCAGTggccaaaagagaaaaaaaacagctgctaCCACAGTAATCTGAAAACGCTTGACCTTTTATGTGCAGTTCACAAAGTCGGCACAAGAAATCTAACTATGCAAAATGAGTTAAAAAGTCTTATCCTCTCGTATCCTTACATGAACCCTGATTGTGTGCTTCAGCATTTACGTTGGACAGAGCAGTTGGATTTTCAATGCTGGCTTTAgagaaaatactgtaacatTAAGTTCTACGTacaatatgaaaacataaaCGGAGCATTTGC of Siniperca chuatsi isolate FFG_IHB_CAS linkage group LG7, ASM2008510v1, whole genome shotgun sequence contains these proteins:
- the rps6kb1b gene encoding ribosomal protein S6 kinase beta-1 isoform X1, which produces MAGVFDIDLDQPEENVSDDEIEEAQINDIMDQCSGFEFNMDDCEKIEISEDNVNQGTENIRPECFELLRVLGKGGYGKVFQVRKVVGAALGKIFAMKVLKKAMIVRNAKDTAHTKAERNILEEVKHPFIVDLIYAFQTGGKLYLILEYLSGGELFMQLEREGIFMEDTACFYLAEISMALGHLHQKGIIYRDLKPENIMLNSQGHVKLTDFGLCKESIHDGTVTHTFCGTIEYMAPEILMRSGHNRAVDWWSLGALMYDMLTGAPPFTGENRKKTIDKILKCKLSLPPYLTQEARDLLKRLLKRNASSRLGAGAGDATEVQAHPFFRHINWEDLLARKVEPPFKPFLQSAEDVSQFDSKFTSQTPVDSPDDSTLSESANQAFLGFTYVAPSVLENIKEKFSFEPKIRSPRRIVGSPRTPLRKSMLNATDQVHRARGEEQRQGPVKFSGGDCWARSPLLPGGGPSVLHSPQDQAMELSTPEQMDVTTSSEASAPLPIRQPAGVNLAHMKQQAYPVVAKRPEHLRMNL
- the rps6kb1b gene encoding ribosomal protein S6 kinase beta-1 isoform X2, whose amino-acid sequence is MAGVFDIDLDQPEENVSDDEIEEAQINDIMDQCSGFEFNMDDCEKIEISEDNVNQGTENIRPECFELLRVLGKGGYGKVFQVRKVVGAALGKIFAMKVLKKAMIVRNAKDTAHTKAERNILEEVKHPFIVDLIYAFQTGGKLYLILEYLSGGELFMQLEREGIFMEDTACFYLAEISMALGHLHQKGIIYRDLKPENIMLNSQGHVKLTDFGLCKESIHDGTVTHTFCGTIEYMAPEILMRSGHNRAVDWWSLGALMYDMLTGAPPFTGENRKKTIDKILKCKLSLPPYLTQEARDLLKRLLKRNASSRLGAGAGDATEVQAHPFFRHINWEDLLARKVEPPFKPFLQSAEDVSQFDSKFTSQTPVDSPDDSTLSESANQAFLGFTYVAPSVLENIKEKFSFEPKIRSPRRIVGSPRTPLSPVKFSGGDCWARSPLLPGGGPSVLHSPQDQAMELSTPEQMDVTTSSEASAPLPIRQPAGVNLAHMKQQAYPVVAKRPEHLRMNL